AGGAACAAACCTTCTTTGGAATTTATTATAAAAATAAAATCTCATTTCCCAGAGATCCTTTGGGATTGGCTAGTCAATGGCGAAGGTGAAATGCTCAAATCAGCCTTACCCGAAACTTCAGTTCCCGAACCAGATGAACCGGATGAAGAAAAGTTAAAGCCTACTTCCCTCCCTGATCTGTTTACCATGATGAACGATGATGAAGATTTCGGCATTGATGAAGATGAAATTGTTCCCCAAAAACAACCCCTTCGAGAATCTCCTATACCGTACAAGGTTAAAGCTCAAGAAAAAATAAACGATTCTCAGCGATTAGAGAATTCAAATGATAAAATTATTAATCAAGTAATTGAAAATCAACAAAGTAAGATAAAAAGAATCGTTTTGTTTTATGAAAACGGAAAATTCGAAAGTTTTGAGCCATAAAAAAGCATTGCCAATCATTTATTATCTTGAGATTCTCTAGTATTGCGAATAAAAAAACCTCACAATTGGTGAGGTTTATTATTTTTTAAATAATTGGTATTAATTATTTACTGTTTTTTCTTCTTTCTAATTCTTTCTTTAACAGTCCCAGTTCTCTACCGGTCTGCCCGGCCACAGAAGTGTTTTCCTGAGCTCTTCTGGTCAAATAAGGAACTACGTCTTTTACTGGGCCATAAGGAAGGTATTTAGCCACATTATAGCCTTTATCTGATAAAGCGAATGTAATATTATCACTCATCCCGTAAAGTTGTCCAAAATATACATGAGGATTACCCGTTTCCAGAGATTTTGTTTTCATTTTATCCATAACCAACTCGGAAGAGATCTCATTGTGGGTTCCAAAAAATGCTGAAACTTTATCTAAATGATTCATTACAAAATCAATTCCTGCATTATAGTTCCTATCAGTTGCTTCTTTATTAGGCTGGATAGGATCTGCATATCCCTTTTGTTCTGCTCTGGCTCTTTCCTTTTCCATGTAAGCCCCACGCACTATTTTATATCCGATAAAATAATTCTTTTCTCGGGCTCTTTGCAAATGGCTTTCCATGTATTCCAGCCTTCCGGTTCTGTACATCTGAATCGTATTCCAAACAATTGGTTTTTCTTTGTTGTACTTTTCCATCATCTCTTCACAAAGATGATCTGCAGCATCCTGCATCCATGTTTCTTCTGCATCAACCATTACTTTCTTATCGTTCTCATGACAAAGCTTACAAACCTCATCAAACCTTCTTACCA
The sequence above is drawn from the Chryseobacterium daecheongense genome and encodes:
- a CDS encoding helix-turn-helix transcriptional regulator; protein product: MSLNERISKVIEYSRLTPSEFADEIDVQRSSISHITSGRNKPSLEFIIKIKSHFPEILWDWLVNGEGEMLKSALPETSVPEPDEPDEEKLKPTSLPDLFTMMNDDEDFGIDEDEIVPQKQPLRESPIPYKVKAQEKINDSQRLENSNDKIINQVIENQQSKIKRIVLFYENGKFESFEP
- a CDS encoding proline dehydrogenase family protein — translated: MPIFNDTKVAFADKTDAQLRKAYWMFKMIEQPALTSVGTSILNFTVHHNFPFVTGIVKNTLFEQFCGGETREESMKVVKQLFKRGVGSIFDYSIEGKEDEETFDAVCKEIKDIVRFSVGNPAIPFIVFKPTAFGRIDLYEAVGKNAELTTSQKEEWERVVRRFDEVCKLCHENDKKVMVDAEETWMQDAADHLCEEMMEKYNKEKPIVWNTIQMYRTGRLEYMESHLQRAREKNYFIGYKIVRGAYMEKERARAEQKGYADPIQPNKEATDRNYNAGIDFVMNHLDKVSAFFGTHNEISSELVMDKMKTKSLETGNPHVYFGQLYGMSDNITFALSDKGYNVAKYLPYGPVKDVVPYLTRRAQENTSVAGQTGRELGLLKKELERRKNSK